The proteins below come from a single bacterium BMS3Abin08 genomic window:
- the amyA gene encoding alpha-amylase 1 has protein sequence MKYIVIHGHFYQPPRENPWTEVIDHQESAHPYHDWNERVNAECYAPNTAARVLGREGRIIRILNNYRWISFNFGPTLISWLEKYSPGVYGSIVEAETFSARRHGGHGNAIAQPYNHMIMPLANRRDKATQIKWGKRDFKKRFGRRPEGMWLPETAVDMETLQIMADEGIKFTVLAPHQAGRVRKKSGDGRWEDIDNGSIDSTRPYLVRFSPGSKIAVFFYNGKISHDIAFGDLLNNGATLTARLTDVPVDDGSGLIHIATDGETYGHHHKFGDMALAYAVELMENNPGVVLSNYGEFLSKHPPEYEVEILENTSWSCIHGIERWRSDCGCTTNSEPGWNQAWRTPLRNALDWLRDQLIEIYEDHSEGLLKDPWSARDDYFDVILERKNKAVFIKKHALSPLSGEKQIKLFTLLEIQRNAMLMYTSCGWFFADISRIETVQILKYAARVIDLAGSISDRDIETPFIEILSEARSNMKELGTGADIYRNLVLPSKVDAIKIAATFAVSSLDYDRSSVRKRIGCFLIKGSEQMRLDNGEDLLTSGKMEVRTDITGEKERISYIAFCSGKTDYLSRVWKDGKLDASALKKEMDALITKPFNEGDIQKVIRGLKELKGGQLFTLGEILKDRQEEIIARWSRRWSDEINEMIRGFLEKNRRCIDLMEELHFTLPQNLRAAIEIYLPGLLLSEIGSDMPKEERITGVLSEMKRWGVTFEKKEVEIAVRRRLEESMNVLIENPGIKAVKRFTRMLTIFRRIPVGVNLWTVQNSYFEMVRSHYPHISELSEKADPDAMAWVEEIRRLGELLNFGFEEIIAGNEQ, from the coding sequence ATGAAATATATAGTTATACATGGTCATTTCTATCAGCCCCCGAGAGAGAATCCTTGGACGGAAGTGATAGATCATCAGGAGTCCGCCCACCCCTACCACGACTGGAATGAACGGGTGAATGCCGAGTGCTATGCCCCGAATACGGCTGCAAGGGTACTTGGTCGAGAGGGGAGGATTATCAGGATCCTGAACAACTACCGCTGGATCAGCTTCAACTTTGGTCCCACCCTCATTTCCTGGCTCGAAAAATACTCACCAGGGGTGTACGGATCCATCGTTGAGGCGGAGACCTTCAGCGCCCGGAGACACGGTGGCCATGGCAATGCAATTGCACAGCCATACAATCACATGATCATGCCGCTTGCAAACAGAAGGGACAAGGCTACGCAGATAAAATGGGGGAAGAGGGATTTCAAGAAGAGGTTCGGCAGACGGCCCGAAGGTATGTGGCTTCCTGAAACAGCGGTCGATATGGAGACTCTACAGATAATGGCTGATGAGGGGATCAAATTTACAGTTCTTGCGCCGCACCAGGCGGGAAGGGTAAGAAAAAAATCCGGGGACGGGAGGTGGGAGGATATCGACAACGGTTCAATAGACTCCACCCGTCCTTATCTGGTGAGGTTCTCCCCGGGAAGTAAGATAGCCGTTTTTTTCTATAACGGGAAGATCTCCCATGATATTGCCTTCGGAGATCTCCTCAATAACGGTGCAACCCTCACAGCCCGGCTGACAGACGTCCCTGTTGATGATGGTTCCGGTCTTATTCATATTGCAACCGACGGCGAGACCTACGGGCACCATCATAAGTTCGGGGATATGGCCCTTGCCTATGCAGTTGAACTTATGGAAAACAACCCGGGGGTTGTATTATCAAACTACGGTGAATTTCTCTCAAAACATCCCCCCGAGTATGAAGTTGAGATTCTCGAAAACACCTCATGGAGTTGTATCCATGGGATCGAACGCTGGAGGTCTGATTGTGGATGCACCACAAACAGTGAGCCGGGATGGAATCAGGCATGGAGGACCCCCCTCAGGAATGCCCTTGACTGGCTGAGGGATCAACTTATTGAGATATATGAGGATCATTCAGAGGGGCTGTTAAAAGACCCGTGGTCGGCACGGGACGATTATTTTGATGTGATACTCGAAAGAAAAAATAAAGCCGTATTTATCAAAAAACATGCCCTGTCGCCCTTATCCGGAGAGAAACAAATCAAACTATTTACCCTCCTCGAGATCCAGAGGAACGCAATGCTCATGTATACAAGCTGCGGATGGTTCTTCGCGGATATTTCAAGGATAGAGACGGTTCAGATCCTGAAATATGCAGCAAGGGTCATTGATCTGGCCGGGAGCATATCAGACAGGGACATAGAGACCCCCTTTATCGAGATCCTCTCTGAGGCAAGGAGTAACATGAAGGAGCTTGGTACAGGGGCGGATATTTACAGGAATCTGGTACTCCCTTCAAAAGTTGATGCAATAAAGATAGCGGCTACCTTTGCAGTATCCTCACTTGACTACGACAGGTCTTCCGTCCGGAAGAGGATTGGATGTTTCCTGATAAAGGGTTCAGAGCAGATGAGGCTTGACAACGGAGAGGACCTCCTGACGTCCGGAAAGATGGAGGTGAGGACCGATATCACGGGAGAGAAAGAGAGAATATCATATATTGCATTTTGTTCCGGTAAGACAGACTACCTCAGCAGGGTCTGGAAAGACGGTAAATTGGACGCTTCAGCATTGAAAAAAGAGATGGATGCTCTTATCACCAAGCCCTTTAATGAGGGTGATATACAGAAGGTCATACGGGGTTTGAAGGAGCTGAAGGGGGGACAACTGTTTACCCTTGGAGAAATCCTCAAAGACAGGCAGGAGGAAATCATCGCCAGGTGGAGCAGGAGATGGAGTGATGAAATAAATGAGATGATACGGGGTTTTCTGGAAAAAAACAGGCGCTGCATTGACCTCATGGAGGAACTGCACTTTACCCTGCCGCAAAACCTGAGAGCAGCCATTGAGATCTACCTCCCGGGGCTACTCCTCTCGGAGATAGGCTCGGACATGCCCAAAGAGGAGAGAATCACCGGGGTTCTTTCTGAGATGAAAAGGTGGGGGGTGACATTTGAAAAAAAAGAGGTTGAGATTGCGGTGAGACGAAGGCTTGAGGAATCCATGAACGTCCTCATTGAGAACCCCGGCATAAAAGCGGTCAAAAGGTTTACCCGGATGCTTACCATCTTTAGACGGATCCCCGTCGGGGTGAACCTGTGGACTGTCCAGAACAGCTATTTTGAGATGGTAAGGAGCCACTACCCACATATCAGTGAACTGTCAGAGAAGGCTGATCCGGATGCTATGGCATGGGTGGAGGAGATAAGACGTCTCGGTGAACTGCTGAACTTCGGTTTCGAGGAGATTATCGCTGGTAATGAGCAGTGA
- the malQ gene encoding 4-alpha-glucanotransferase — protein MSSEGLIDTLSELCGIFPEYHDIWGNLVKVPHETKLSLLQALGYRVETPSCIEDEIREIREKGLTRMLEPVKVFQNGDNRKEISIFVPSRSSSEPDASLKVGITGEDSLDLTTTVFLTELGDFRTHTFRKGEVREYIFPLTMDLKEGYYSLNADLTSGTERLHGVMRLIIAPGGGCFMPDTIKGGRRVWGLSVNLYAVRSGRNHGVGDLADLDFLVRWVGGELGGDFVAVNPLHSIPNSAPYGISPYYPLSRLFHNPLYIDIDGVEDVLKSEQAVKILEGRRFREEVRRLKEEDLVDYDRAYRLKLRVLEAGFRYFLDNHYMKGSERGKAFSQYVAEEGGVLKAHSTFMALYDHFSRAGVFHWRDWPAAYHLPDTDEVRAFQESHGKRILFHMYLQWLLHGRVAAIQEMSEDLGMTIGLYCDFALGSADSGSDVWADRGSFVRGVEVGAPPDDFSLRGQNWGLPPLNPERMREDGYEFFVRLFRKNLSLCGAMRIDHALGLFRLFWIPQGMEPQKGTYVKYPHEELLRIIALESVKNRTLIIAEDLGTVGDEVRDALRMYGMLSFRLLYFERDYNAYEFLAPEAYPEMAIASATTHDLPTLAGFWAGRDIEVKRELQRYPDDETYRRELLERGYDRWRLLRALGNRGLLPDGISVDPGTVKEMNEDLVIAIYRYLGMTPARLLVINLDDILLTPDQQNLPGTIDEYPNWRRKIPLNLEELSKKDVFRRLKKIRNP, from the coding sequence ATGAGCAGTGAAGGTTTAATAGACACCCTCTCGGAACTCTGCGGAATCTTTCCGGAATACCACGATATCTGGGGGAACCTGGTAAAGGTCCCCCATGAGACAAAACTCTCTCTCCTCCAGGCCCTTGGGTACAGGGTGGAGACCCCCTCCTGCATCGAGGATGAAATAAGGGAGATCAGGGAGAAGGGGCTAACGAGGATGCTTGAGCCCGTAAAGGTCTTCCAGAACGGGGATAACAGGAAGGAGATCAGCATATTTGTTCCTTCCCGGTCTTCATCAGAACCGGATGCTTCATTAAAGGTTGGAATAACCGGTGAGGATTCCCTTGACCTGACAACCACGGTCTTCCTTACCGAACTCGGTGATTTCAGGACGCATACCTTCCGTAAAGGCGAGGTCAGGGAGTATATCTTTCCACTCACAATGGACCTGAAGGAAGGATACTATAGTCTCAACGCTGATCTTACTTCAGGCACTGAGAGGCTGCATGGGGTGATGAGACTCATCATTGCACCCGGCGGCGGGTGTTTTATGCCTGATACTATCAAGGGGGGCAGGAGGGTATGGGGGCTTTCCGTCAACCTCTATGCAGTGCGTTCAGGAAGGAACCATGGTGTTGGAGACCTCGCCGACCTTGACTTCCTTGTCAGATGGGTAGGTGGTGAACTCGGTGGTGACTTCGTTGCCGTCAACCCCCTTCATTCAATCCCCAACTCGGCGCCCTACGGCATCAGTCCTTACTATCCCCTGAGCAGGCTCTTCCATAACCCCCTTTATATCGATATTGACGGTGTTGAGGATGTGTTGAAATCCGAACAGGCAGTGAAGATACTCGAAGGCCGCAGATTCAGGGAAGAGGTGAGGAGGTTAAAAGAAGAGGACCTTGTTGATTACGATAGGGCATACAGACTGAAGCTGAGGGTCCTTGAAGCAGGATTCCGGTATTTTCTTGACAATCACTATATGAAGGGAAGCGAAAGGGGGAAGGCTTTCAGTCAATACGTGGCGGAGGAGGGGGGGGTACTGAAGGCCCACTCGACGTTCATGGCCCTTTATGACCATTTCAGCAGGGCGGGGGTATTCCACTGGAGGGACTGGCCGGCAGCGTACCACTTACCTGATACCGATGAGGTCAGGGCATTTCAGGAAAGCCACGGAAAGAGGATACTGTTTCATATGTATCTCCAGTGGTTATTGCACGGCAGGGTTGCGGCCATACAGGAGATGTCGGAGGATCTGGGAATGACAATCGGCCTTTACTGTGACTTTGCCCTTGGTTCTGCTGATTCAGGCAGCGATGTTTGGGCCGACAGGGGGAGCTTTGTCCGCGGGGTTGAGGTCGGTGCTCCCCCTGATGACTTCAGTCTCAGGGGACAGAACTGGGGGTTGCCTCCCCTCAACCCTGAAAGGATGAGGGAGGATGGATATGAATTTTTTGTGCGTCTCTTCAGAAAGAACCTCTCCCTCTGCGGTGCCATGAGGATAGACCATGCCCTTGGGCTATTCAGGCTCTTCTGGATACCTCAGGGGATGGAGCCTCAGAAGGGGACATATGTGAAGTATCCCCACGAGGAACTTTTAAGGATCATCGCCCTTGAGAGCGTAAAAAACAGAACGCTTATAATCGCTGAAGACCTCGGGACGGTCGGAGATGAGGTAAGGGACGCCCTCAGGATGTACGGGATGTTATCTTTCAGGCTCCTTTACTTTGAAAGGGACTATAACGCTTACGAGTTCCTTGCTCCTGAGGCTTACCCCGAAATGGCAATAGCCTCCGCCACCACTCATGACCTCCCAACGCTCGCCGGTTTCTGGGCTGGTCGTGATATAGAGGTTAAGAGGGAGCTTCAACGATACCCCGACGATGAAACTTACCGGCGTGAACTTTTAGAAAGGGGATATGACCGGTGGAGACTACTGAGGGCGCTTGGTAACAGGGGGCTCCTACCCGATGGTATTTCTGTCGACCCCGGTACGGTTAAGGAGATGAACGAGGATCTGGTCATCGCCATTTACCGGTACCTGGGAATGACGCCGGCAAGACTGCTTGTAATAAACCTCGACGATATTCTCCTTACCCCGGATCAGCAGAACCTCCCGGGTACCATTGACGAATACCCCAACTGGCGACGGAAGATACCCCTTAACCTTGAGGAGTTGAGCAAAAAGGATGTCTTCAGGAGGCTGAAGAAGATCCGTAATCCTTGA
- the rcoM1 gene encoding heme-containing CO-sensing transcriptional regulator RcoM 1: protein MQNFKGYCNIGLVLLSSDFRVIGVNSYARKALGSAISELGRSVFHYHHRKSRLKIEYLLRRSSGQESDMPVAMIVDVLNKVLMINVCNIEMKEESTDPLFAMTFIDVTEQTGAEVNPRSGMVELKKFPVCCRDSFLFLDASSIYFIQSDGNYCRVFTEKSSYYLHLTLKNILSRYTGSNFLRVHKSFIANLDHVQKIKRVNKGQTVIIFDREDIPPVPVARRRISDLKKALPLI from the coding sequence ATGCAGAATTTTAAGGGTTATTGTAATATCGGCCTGGTGCTTTTATCGTCGGATTTCCGGGTGATCGGAGTGAACTCTTATGCCCGCAAGGCCCTGGGTTCTGCAATATCAGAGTTAGGCAGGAGCGTGTTTCATTATCACCACAGAAAAAGCCGTTTGAAGATCGAGTACCTCCTCCGGAGATCGAGCGGACAGGAAAGCGATATGCCTGTAGCCATGATTGTCGATGTACTGAATAAGGTTTTAATGATAAATGTATGCAACATAGAGATGAAGGAGGAGTCAACGGACCCGCTTTTTGCCATGACCTTTATAGATGTAACTGAACAGACGGGTGCTGAAGTTAATCCCCGCAGCGGGATGGTGGAGTTAAAAAAGTTTCCGGTCTGCTGCAGGGATTCTTTTCTGTTTCTCGATGCATCCTCTATTTATTTCATACAGTCAGACGGGAATTATTGCAGGGTCTTTACGGAAAAGAGTTCTTATTATCTCCACCTTACCTTAAAGAATATACTCAGCCGGTATACCGGTTCAAATTTTCTCAGGGTGCACAAAAGCTTTATTGCCAACCTGGATCATGTACAAAAGATAAAGCGTGTTAATAAGGGACAAACCGTTATTATCTTTGACAGGGAAGATATTCCACCCGTACCGGTTGCCAGGCGCAGAATCAGCGATCTCAAGAAGGCCCTACCCCTCATTTAG
- the dmsB gene encoding anaerobic dimethyl sulfoxide reductase chain B: protein MKEVFIKLERCTACKSCEIACAVEHSSSKDLFAAIFERPSPLKRVHVEKAFSFSYPARCLHCADAPCIRACPVGAMSREADIGSVVVNEDRCMGCFMCAMVCPFGAISLNPGEKTALKCDFCRSRLREGRIPACVEACPTQALMFGEVDALGREKRMITAETVVRAMGSIKDEKSGVTPLDLLRKMGGV from the coding sequence ATGAAAGAGGTTTTCATTAAGCTTGAGAGATGCACTGCCTGTAAATCCTGCGAGATTGCCTGTGCAGTTGAGCATTCCTCCTCCAAAGACCTTTTTGCAGCCATTTTTGAAAGGCCCTCACCGCTGAAGAGGGTACACGTGGAGAAGGCCTTTTCCTTTTCATATCCTGCAAGGTGTCTGCATTGTGCCGATGCCCCCTGTATCAGGGCCTGTCCTGTAGGGGCAATGAGCAGGGAGGCGGATATCGGCAGTGTTGTTGTCAATGAAGACAGGTGCATGGGATGCTTCATGTGTGCCATGGTCTGTCCCTTTGGTGCTATTTCTTTAAATCCCGGGGAAAAGACGGCGCTTAAGTGCGACTTCTGCAGGTCCCGCTTAAGAGAGGGAAGGATACCGGCCTGTGTGGAGGCATGCCCGACTCAGGCCCTGATGTTCGGTGAGGTGGATGCCCTTGGCAGAGAGAAGAGGATGATTACCGCTGAGACCGTTGTTAGGGCAATGGGCAGTATAAAAGATGAAAAATCCGGGGTTACGCCATTGGATTTATTAAGAAAAATGGGAGGTGTGTAA
- the cooS2 gene encoding carbon monoxide dehydrogenase 2: MAIKRLDRASQTLMDKAVETGIETGFDRLESQKPQCGFGQLGSCCRMCYMGPCRIDPFGNGASRGVCGASVDTIVCRNLLREEVGGAASHVGHARHVALAFKKMIEGKAPGYKITDRDKLMEVAGGLGITINGRPDKEIAAEVVDKALEDLSRQDGEPMNWLKFRAPDKEIAMWDNLGLLVSNAHNEIEEAMHRTSMGNDADPTNLLLACLRMGIVDGYAGLHVATDLQDIMFGTPRVRTIEANMGVLEKDKVNIAMHGHNPVLSEKILEWAGKLDGEAKEAGAGGINVVGVCCTGNELTMRHNVPMAAHNLQSELILLTGAVDAMVVDIQCIWPSITKISECYNTKIITTEASVKIPGATHVSFEPEHADEEAKRIVGMAIEAFKEREGREVTIPKEKSAALVGFSLEAIIDVLKKVDPSDPLKPVIDNIVSGNIYGAVGFAGCPSIKLRDTFMTEKMVEELLKKNVLIVTTGCTAHICAQAGFMNPDATDKYCGEGLRTVLTALGEAAGLNAPLPPVWHMGSCVDNSRIATLLGALAAKLDVKISQLPVAGSAPELVQEKAISIGTWLLALGLLVHIAPSPRILGSPVATKVLTEDLEGITGGRAYVELDPVKAAEGIVSHIEKKRKALGI; this comes from the coding sequence ATGGCAATAAAGAGACTTGACAGGGCCTCACAGACCTTGATGGATAAGGCGGTGGAGACAGGGATAGAGACGGGGTTTGACAGGCTTGAGAGCCAGAAACCACAGTGCGGTTTCGGACAGCTTGGAAGCTGCTGCAGGATGTGTTATATGGGGCCGTGCAGGATAGACCCCTTTGGCAACGGTGCATCCAGAGGGGTCTGTGGTGCCTCGGTGGACACCATAGTATGCAGAAACCTGCTGAGGGAGGAGGTCGGCGGTGCAGCATCACATGTGGGACATGCCCGGCATGTCGCCCTTGCCTTTAAAAAGATGATCGAAGGAAAGGCCCCGGGATATAAGATAACCGACAGGGATAAGTTGATGGAGGTGGCCGGGGGGCTTGGTATTACGATAAACGGCAGGCCTGATAAGGAGATTGCCGCGGAAGTGGTGGATAAGGCATTGGAGGACCTGTCGCGGCAGGACGGTGAACCAATGAACTGGCTCAAGTTCAGGGCGCCGGACAAGGAAATCGCGATGTGGGATAATCTGGGGCTGCTTGTCTCCAATGCCCATAACGAGATTGAAGAGGCAATGCACAGGACCTCTATGGGCAATGATGCAGACCCAACCAACCTGCTTCTGGCCTGTCTCAGAATGGGGATCGTGGATGGTTATGCAGGCTTGCATGTAGCTACGGATCTTCAGGATATTATGTTCGGTACCCCGCGGGTCAGGACAATAGAGGCAAACATGGGGGTCCTTGAGAAGGATAAGGTAAATATAGCCATGCATGGCCATAACCCCGTTCTTTCGGAAAAGATACTCGAATGGGCCGGTAAACTCGATGGTGAGGCAAAGGAAGCAGGTGCAGGGGGCATAAATGTGGTGGGTGTCTGTTGTACAGGCAATGAGCTTACCATGAGGCACAATGTCCCGATGGCAGCGCACAACCTCCAGTCGGAGCTGATACTCCTGACCGGGGCAGTGGATGCCATGGTTGTGGATATCCAGTGTATATGGCCCTCTATAACAAAGATCTCCGAGTGTTACAACACAAAGATTATCACCACCGAGGCATCTGTTAAAATTCCCGGGGCGACCCATGTCTCCTTTGAACCCGAGCATGCAGACGAGGAGGCAAAAAGGATCGTCGGTATGGCGATAGAGGCATTTAAGGAAAGGGAGGGCAGGGAGGTAACAATCCCGAAAGAGAAATCAGCTGCCCTTGTAGGGTTTTCACTTGAGGCCATTATCGACGTGCTTAAGAAGGTTGATCCCTCAGATCCGCTGAAGCCTGTAATTGATAATATAGTGAGTGGAAATATCTATGGTGCAGTGGGTTTTGCCGGGTGTCCCAGTATAAAGTTGAGAGATACTTTTATGACAGAGAAGATGGTAGAAGAACTCCTGAAAAAGAATGTGCTGATAGTAACCACCGGGTGCACAGCCCATATATGCGCGCAGGCAGGCTTTATGAACCCGGATGCCACTGATAAATACTGTGGAGAGGGATTAAGGACGGTGCTTACCGCCCTTGGAGAGGCTGCCGGACTCAATGCACCACTGCCTCCTGTGTGGCACATGGGATCGTGTGTGGACAACTCCCGCATCGCCACCCTTCTTGGCGCCCTGGCAGCTAAGCTTGATGTAAAGATAAGCCAGCTCCCGGTCGCCGGCTCAGCTCCCGAACTTGTCCAGGAAAAGGCGATATCCATAGGCACCTGGTTGCTTGCACTGGGTCTGCTGGTTCATATAGCACCGTCACCGAGGATTCTCGGAAGTCCTGTGGCCACCAAGGTTCTGACAGAGGACCTCGAAGGGATTACAGGCGGCAGGGCATATGTGGAACTTGACCCCGTAAAGGCAGCGGAGGGAATCGTCTCCCATATCGAAAAGAAGAGGAAGGCGCTGGGGATATAG